The Ranitomeya imitator isolate aRanImi1 chromosome 6, aRanImi1.pri, whole genome shotgun sequence genome window below encodes:
- the LOC138642412 gene encoding uncharacterized protein isoform X3: MASDSSHTPPLRSPASSSEEESHEEEQSQQEQRPRDQAVVAGRRVSQRAHDDPLDIDLMVASIQERGPLWDSRDPRYADQGVLRRLWIEVAQSLWDDFDSASPTCKAKFFKQLKTR, from the exons atggccagtgactcaagccacaccccaccgctgaggagtccg gcttcttcaagtgaggaggagagccatgaggaggaacagagccagcaggagcagagaccacgggaccaagctgtggtggcaggacggcga gtttcacaacgggcccatgatgacccactagACATAgacctgatggtggcatccatccaggaacgaggcccgttgtgggacagccgtgacccccggtacgctgaccagggcgtgttgcgccgtttgtggattgaggtggcacaatcgctatgGGAtgacttcgacagcgcttcccccacgtgCAAAGCTAAATTTT ttaaacaattgaagaccagatag
- the LOC138642412 gene encoding serine/arginine repetitive matrix protein 1-like isoform X1 — protein sequence MKDCFKRGLKKEGQIRSGAAASRSIYKYNRILQFLRPVLESRETHSSTRETVRPSGAVLREAPSEPSQPSHSESRSAPPQSGEPAAGPSDVPLAEACVAPSFGSSRQRQRASDRAILPEFLHLSTVFQNGFKALCDKMSNIERRLETIESELSRPAKHFFFSAIQKGMVEHLTPELQISVMQACNNAYVTALQQARVMQSATTMPAVPSLAAMAPTPAAEHHHRAPRAEGHRHHRTGPQTSAPARPSRAHRREADPHPEGERRKKKKTTTTSSAMAAHKTSTQSTQPGSTRSTPSTQPGSTRSTPSTQPGSTRSTPSTQPGSTRSTPSTQPGSTRSRSSQPRTLVVPPPPSPPALAVSPPSTGWIDVGIPSSLIEYAGSSPSSSSSVSSTPIKSGVYQSPLIADIDTP from the exons atgaaggactgtttcaagaggggcctgaaaaaggagggacagatccgtagtggtgctgcagcttcaaggagcaTCTACAAATATAACCGTATTTTGCagttcctgcgaccggtccttgaaagtagaga aacacacagcagcacccgcgagactgtccgaccctctggagcggtccttcgtgaagcgccatctgaaccgtcgcagccatcccacagcgagagcaggtctgcaccaccacaatctggcgaaccggcagccggtccatcagatgttcccctggccgaggcctgtgtcgctccttccttcgggtcttcccgacagcgtcagcgggcctcggacagggcgatcctgcccgaatttttacatttgagcaccgtattccagaatggtttcaaggcgctgtgcgataaaatgtccaatatcgaacggcgtcttgaaaccatagaatcggagctctcgaggccggccaaacattttttttttagtgccattcagaagggcatggttgaacatcttacgccggaactccagatttcggtgatgcaggcctgcaacaacgcatatgtcactgctctgcagcaggctcgggtcatgcagtcagcgactacaatgcccgcagtaccatcgctggctgccatggctccgactcctgctgcagagcaccaccacagagctccgcgtgccgagggccaccgccaccacagaacagggccccaaacttctgctcctgccaggccttcaagggcacacagacgggaagccgacccacacccagagggagagaggaggaaaaaaaagaagacaacCACTACATCCTCGGCTATGGCTGCTCACAAAACAAGCACccaaagtacccagcctgggtctacccggagcacacccagtacccagcctgggtctacacgtagcacacccagtactcagcctgggtctacccggagcacacccagtacccagcctgggtctacacgtagcacacccagtactcagcctgggtctacccggagcaggagtagccagccaaggacactggtcgtccctcctcctccctcacctcctgcgttggcagtctcgccaccgtcaactggctggattgatgtcggcatcccgtctagtttaatagagtatgctggttcctccccctcgtcctcctcctcggtctcctcaacacccatcAAAAGTGGagtatatcaatcccccttaatcgcagacattgataccccataa
- the LOC138642412 gene encoding uncharacterized protein isoform X2 produces the protein MVSLCFHRTHSSTRETVRPSGAVLREAPSEPSQPSHSESRSAPPQSGEPAAGPSDVPLAEACVAPSFGSSRQRQRASDRAILPEFLHLSTVFQNGFKALCDKMSNIERRLETIESELSRPAKHFFFSAIQKGMVEHLTPELQISVMQACNNAYVTALQQARVMQSATTMPAVPSLAAMAPTPAAEHHHRAPRAEGHRHHRTGPQTSAPARPSRAHRREADPHPEGERRKKKKTTTTSSAMAAHKTSTQSTQPGSTRSTPSTQPGSTRSTPSTQPGSTRSTPSTQPGSTRSTPSTQPGSTRSRSSQPRTLVVPPPPSPPALAVSPPSTGWIDVGIPSSLIEYAGSSPSSSSSVSSTPIKSGVYQSPLIADIDTP, from the coding sequence atggtttccttatgttttcacagaacacacagcagcacccgcgagactgtccgaccctctggagcggtccttcgtgaagcgccatctgaaccgtcgcagccatcccacagcgagagcaggtctgcaccaccacaatctggcgaaccggcagccggtccatcagatgttcccctggccgaggcctgtgtcgctccttccttcgggtcttcccgacagcgtcagcgggcctcggacagggcgatcctgcccgaatttttacatttgagcaccgtattccagaatggtttcaaggcgctgtgcgataaaatgtccaatatcgaacggcgtcttgaaaccatagaatcggagctctcgaggccggccaaacattttttttttagtgccattcagaagggcatggttgaacatcttacgccggaactccagatttcggtgatgcaggcctgcaacaacgcatatgtcactgctctgcagcaggctcgggtcatgcagtcagcgactacaatgcccgcagtaccatcgctggctgccatggctccgactcctgctgcagagcaccaccacagagctccgcgtgccgagggccaccgccaccacagaacagggccccaaacttctgctcctgccaggccttcaagggcacacagacgggaagccgacccacacccagagggagagaggaggaaaaaaaagaagacaacCACTACATCCTCGGCTATGGCTGCTCACAAAACAAGCACccaaagtacccagcctgggtctacccggagcacacccagtacccagcctgggtctacacgtagcacacccagtactcagcctgggtctacccggagcacacccagtacccagcctgggtctacacgtagcacacccagtactcagcctgggtctacccggagcaggagtagccagccaaggacactggtcgtccctcctcctccctcacctcctgcgttggcagtctcgccaccgtcaactggctggattgatgtcggcatcccgtctagtttaatagagtatgctggttcctccccctcgtcctcctcctcggtctcctcaacacccatcAAAAGTGGagtatatcaatcccccttaatcgcagacattgataccccataa